From the genome of Thermus albus:
GGGAGCTGGCCCGTAAGGCCTTCGCCCACACCGCAGCCTACGACGCCGCCATCGCCGAGTGGCTGGCCGCGGAGAAGTTCCCCCCCGAGAAGTTCTTGGTCCTAAGGCGGGAAAGCCCCTTGCGCTACGGGGAAAACCCCCACCAGGAGGCGGCCCTTTATCGCGTGGAAGGGGAGCGGGGGCCCCTTTTGGAGGCCCAGGTCCTCCAGGGTAAGGCCATGAGCTTCAACAACTACCTGGATGCGGAAGCCGCCTGGAACCTGGTTTCCGAGTTTGCCGAGCCCGCCTGCGTGGCCATCAAGCACCAAAACCCCTGCGGGGTGGCCTTAGGGGAAGGCCCCTTGGAGGCCTACCGGAAGGCCTATGAGGCCGATCCCGTTTCCATCTTTGGGGGCATTGTGGCCTTTAACCGACCCGTGGACGGGGCCACGGCGGAGGCCATGAAGGAGGTGTTCTTGGAGGTGGTCCTGGCTCCGGACTTTACCCAGGAGGCCCTAGCCCTCTTTTCCCGCAAGAAAAACCTGCGCCTGCTAAGGGTTCCCTTTCCCGCCCAAGGGCCCTACCTGGACCTACGCCGCATGCGGGGTGGGGTCCTCCTCCAGGATGCCGACACCCAAGATCCGATACAGCCCCAGGTGGTCACCAAGGAGGCCCCCAGAGAAGGGGAGTGGCAGGACCTCCTTTTCGCCTGGAAGGTGGTCAAGCACGTGCGCTCCAACGCCATCGTGGTGGCCAAGGAAGGCCAGACCCTGGGCATTGGGGTGGGGCAGACCAACCGCTACACCGCTGCCAAGCACGCCCTCAAGACCGCCAAGGAAAAGGCTAAGGGAGCGGTTTTGGCTTCCGATGCCTTCTTCCCCTTTGACGACGTGGTGCGGCTTGCGGCGGAGTTTGGCATCCGGGCCATTATCCAGCCTGGGGGAAGCGTGCGGGACGAGGATTCCATCCGGGCCGCCGACGAGCTGGGCCTGGCCATGGTCTTCACCGGGGTGCGGCACTTTAGGCACTAGGCGCACCAAAGTCCATGGGCGCTACACCATAAGCCTGAAGCCTAGCCTGGCGCAGCCTGGGGAGGGGATGCGCGCCCGCTTGGGCCTTACGGGAAGCCAGGTGTCCCCCGTGGCCCGGAGGCCTTTAGAGGAGGAGTTCGCCCAGGGGTGCTGCACCCTGCCGCGTGGAGGGGAGAAGGGGCGGCATCCTCCTGGCGGCCTCCCGGGGACCTTCTAGAGGCTTTGGGGGGAGCATTGGGGCCTTGTGCAGCAAAAAGGAGCCGCCTGGGGCTCCTTTAAGACTAGGGGAGCGCCTAGTAGGCCTTTTTGCCTTGGGCTTCCTTAAGACGCCTATGGGCTTCCTTAAAGCCCACCAGCTTGCGGCTTTCCTCGTCGTAGAGGTGCATGTCGGCAAAGGCGATCTTGAAGGCATCCTTGAGGGTAACCGTGGGGGCCACCTTTACCAGGTCCACCTCTTCCTGCACCTTGGGCAGGAGGTAGTTGGGGATCTTGGGGGCCAGGTGGTGGATGTGGTGGAAGCCGATGTTGCCCGTGAGCCACTGGAGCACCTTGGGAAGCTTCAGGTAGGTGCTTCCCTCCATGGCCGCCTTCAGGTACTCCCAGCGGGGGTCGTGCTCCCAGTAGACGTCTTCAAACTGGTGTTGCACGTAGAAGAGGAAGATGCCTATCATGCCCGCCATGTACTGGATGGGCAGGTAGACCAAAAGAAGGGTTTTCACCCCGAAGAAGACCCCGATGCCCGCCAAGAGAAGGGCGAGGAAGAGATTGGTGAGGGCCACGGAGTTGCGCACCGAGGGCTTGTCGGAGCCGTAGCCCAAGGGAAGCCGGTAGGAGAGCATGAAGACGTAGATGGGTCCCAGGAAGAACATGACCCACGGATTGCGGTAGAGCCGGTACTTGAGCCTTTCCCAGGGGCTGGCCTTCAAGTACTCCTCCAGGGTCATGGTGTAAATATCCCCTACCCCCCGCTTGTCCAGGTTGCCGCTGGTGGCGTGGTGCCGGGCGTGGGAAAGTTGCCAGTGATGGTAGGGTACCAGGGTGAGCACCCCGGTGAAGAAGCCCAGGAGGTCGTTGGCCCACTTCTTGGGGAAGAAGGAGCCGTGGCCGGCGTCGTGTTGCAGGATAAAAAGGCGCACTAGGAACAAGGCGGCCACGAAGTCCAAAAGGAGGGTTAGGGCCAGGGAGACGGCAAGGGCCTTGTGGGCCAGGTAGAAGAGAAGGAGGAGGGGAAGAAGGGTGTTGGCCACCTGGCGCAGACTCCTCCAGGTATTGGGCTTGGCATAGGGCTTGATGAGGGGGATCCAGTCTTTGGGTTCTACTTTCCTCATAGACACTCCTCTTTCCAAGGAGTGCCTCAGGTTACTCCCGGGATGGATGAGGACTGTGAGAGAGGTTCACGTGGGGGAAGTTACTTTTTTTAAAGCCACCTTATCATAAGGATCAAATATGCCCAGGCGAACCCAGGTAACCCTTAGGCTTTCCCAAATCCTTCTTCGTGAGGCTCCCTTAAAGACCAGGTTCCAGGAGTTCCTCATGGCCCTCATGGAGGTATCTGGGCTACCCTTGCAGGCCAAGGGGGCCCTTTTTCTCAAGGAGGGGGAAACCCTCCGTCTGGTGGTGGAGCACAACCTGGACGAGCCCCTCAAGGTTTCTTGCGCCACCCTCCCCCTGGGGCGATGCCTTTGCGGGCGGGTGGGGCATAGTGGAGAGGCGCATTATTCCCCTTTAGCAACAAATTGTAAACCGCCCGTTTCTGAATTTCTCGTCCAGGACGTTAAAATCCCCATCCACCTTTTTCGGGAGAAAATACAAAGAAAGGCAGGTGTTTACACGCTCCCAATGCGGACCCCCTTGGGAAAAAGTTCCACCCCCCTCAGATCAGGAAGTGCGATGAACAAGGCTTTGCTCTTTTAAGCACGAACTTTTTTCCTGTGAAAGGAAGATTTTCCTGGGAAAGAACTCGGGACCTGGTCGTGTCAAGATTTATGTGTAAGCGTCTGTGTACGGGGGGCATACCTCTCCCGAAGCATCCCTTCCAACACCTCCTGCACCTCGGCAAAACCCTTCAACCTCCGCTCCGCCCACCTCCCCTCCTGCCGCTCGGACTCCAGGTACAAAAGCTTGTACACCGCCTCTTCCTTGGGAAACTTGTGGTCCCGCACCTTCGTCCCACGCCTCACCAGAACGCTAGCCCTTCGGGCTGAGCCCGAATAAACCGCTCCATCAGGTTAGTGCTCCGAAGATAGGGCCAAAGCACCTGGGGGCAATCGTAAAAGCGAAGCAGGGCCCCAGAGTCCTCCCACCAGGCCGCCACCAGGGAAGGATACCGAGACCCCCAGGCCTCCTTGAGCCTCTCCAAGGCCTCAAGGTACGCTTCGCGTGACCAAGGGCTTCCACCCGGCTCCTCGCCCCATAAATCCCCTTCAGGTCCTGCGCCAGCAAGGCCCGGTCCCGGGAACGCACCTGGGCCAGGCTGGAGCGCACCCTATGCACCACGCACACCTGCCACTGGGCCAGGGGATACACCCGGCGGATCGCCTCTTCCATCCCGGGTAGGCCATCGGTGATGAAGAGCAAAACCCGCCGCAGGCCCCTTTGCCATAGTTCCCTCAAGCTAGCCCTATCGGGCTGACCAAGACCTCTTCCCAGGCAGTGGCGCTTTCCGTAGGCAAAAGCCAAAAGCCCAGAACCTGCCTCTGCCCACCAGGGGTGACGCCCAGAGCCACATAGACCGCCTCCCGCTCCACCCCAATCCCCTCCCTTAGGACCTTCAAGAAGAAACCGTCCAGGTAGACCCAGGCCATATCTTCCGGTATAGGCCTATGACGGAAGGCCTCCACCTCCTTCAGCACCTGGTCGGTAAGGGCGCTGATGGTCTCGTGGGTGTAGCGGTGGCCCAGAAGCAGGCTCATCACCTCGGCCGCCTTGCGCTGACTGACCCCGGCGGCGTACAGGGCCACGGCCACCTCGCCCAGGTCCACCTGGCGGCGGGCGTAGGGCTGGAGGGAGCTGGGGTAGTACCTCCCTTCCCGATCCCTTGGGATGGAAAGCTCCACCTGGCCAAAAGCGGTCTCCAGCTTCCTGGGGTAGTAGCCGTTTTTCCGCCCCCCGTGTTCCCGCAAGAAGGCTTCCCGGTCGGCGTTGAGCAGGGCCTGCAGAACCTGGGTTACCGTTTCCCTCACTGCTTCCCTCAAGATCATCTGGAGGGTATCCTGATCCATGGGGTACCTCCTCTCCCGTTGGTACCCCCATTCATATACATACCCTTACACATAA
Proteins encoded in this window:
- the purH gene encoding bifunctional phosphoribosylaminoimidazolecarboxamide formyltransferase/IMP cyclohydrolase: MWALLSVSDKRGLLPFAEGLLRLGFRLLATGGTYRALREAGLPVTYISDFTGFPEVLEGRVKTLHPKVHAGLLARPDQEEELKALGFDRIALLAVNLYPFRETVAKGASFAEALEQIDIGGPAMLRAAAKNHGAVLPVCDPEDYPRVLEALEEGPSPEFRRELARKAFAHTAAYDAAIAEWLAAEKFPPEKFLVLRRESPLRYGENPHQEAALYRVEGERGPLLEAQVLQGKAMSFNNYLDAEAAWNLVSEFAEPACVAIKHQNPCGVALGEGPLEAYRKAYEADPVSIFGGIVAFNRPVDGATAEAMKEVFLEVVLAPDFTQEALALFSRKKNLRLLRVPFPAQGPYLDLRRMRGGVLLQDADTQDPIQPQVVTKEAPREGEWQDLLFAWKVVKHVRSNAIVVAKEGQTLGIGVGQTNRYTAAKHALKTAKEKAKGAVLASDAFFPFDDVVRLAAEFGIRAIIQPGGSVRDEDSIRAADELGLAMVFTGVRHFRH
- a CDS encoding fatty acid desaturase: MRKVEPKDWIPLIKPYAKPNTWRSLRQVANTLLPLLLLFYLAHKALAVSLALTLLLDFVAALFLVRLFILQHDAGHGSFFPKKWANDLLGFFTGVLTLVPYHHWQLSHARHHATSGNLDKRGVGDIYTMTLEEYLKASPWERLKYRLYRNPWVMFFLGPIYVFMLSYRLPLGYGSDKPSVRNSVALTNLFLALLLAGIGVFFGVKTLLLVYLPIQYMAGMIGIFLFYVQHQFEDVYWEHDPRWEYLKAAMEGSTYLKLPKVLQWLTGNIGFHHIHHLAPKIPNYLLPKVQEEVDLVKVAPTVTLKDAFKIAFADMHLYDEESRKLVGFKEAHRRLKEAQGKKAY